The following proteins are encoded in a genomic region of Corynebacterium atypicum:
- a CDS encoding VIT1/CCC1 transporter family protein, with product MHPDCPFVFAPQAATSSPSPTDTAETSSALNERLNRLRAGVLGANDGIVSTAAVVVGVAAAGSSTAIIATAGAAAVLGGAVSMALGEYVSVSSQRDTERALVAEETRDLLEEPDAEFRELVQVYRDRGLSPRTAHAVATELTRGDALAAHLDVHWGISREEFVSPWAAALASFISFILGAVMPLLTIIFGPEPVRIALTCAVTLCALAATGWIAARLGKAPAGRAAVRVTVGGALALGATYTLGLVFS from the coding sequence TACGGCGGAGACAAGCAGCGCACTCAACGAGCGACTCAACCGGCTGCGTGCCGGCGTGCTGGGGGCTAATGACGGCATCGTCTCCACCGCGGCCGTCGTCGTGGGCGTAGCCGCGGCGGGCTCCTCGACGGCGATAATCGCCACTGCAGGCGCCGCCGCAGTCTTGGGCGGGGCGGTCTCGATGGCGCTCGGCGAGTACGTCTCTGTGTCGAGCCAACGCGACACTGAACGCGCCCTCGTCGCCGAAGAGACTCGGGATCTGCTCGAAGAACCGGACGCGGAATTCCGGGAACTGGTGCAGGTCTACCGTGATCGCGGCTTGAGTCCGCGGACCGCCCACGCCGTGGCTACTGAACTCACCCGGGGTGACGCGCTGGCTGCGCACCTGGACGTGCACTGGGGGATCAGCCGCGAAGAATTTGTTAGCCCGTGGGCCGCCGCATTGGCGTCGTTTATCTCTTTCATTCTTGGGGCCGTCATGCCGTTACTCACGATTATCTTTGGACCAGAACCCGTGCGCATCGCGCTGACCTGCGCGGTAACGCTGTGTGCGCTGGCTGCCACCGGGTGGATCGCCGCGCGTCTGGGGAAGGCTCCGGCGGGCCGTGCAGCCGTGCGCGTGACCGTGGGCGGGGCTCTCGCTCTGGGCGCCACCTACACGCTGGGCCTTGTTTTCTCCTAG